From one Rhodothermales bacterium genomic stretch:
- a CDS encoding macro domain-containing protein, with translation MSELPDQVAEGKIQQRYTIGNSTVTLRIGDILDSRAQVLVSSDDDRLNMGGGVSRALHRAAGDAYKLDAQAKYAGHHDVGDVVVTGAGAIPAPCQYVFHAISRRFDDLHLPTEDQARTAIRRIVGKAMALLEPMGLSSIAFPAVGTGAAAFAPEDVALVMADVLRDDLTAREASLDVEIYIYPDDMAGNTYGTFFKSFDMASGWLGHIVRDHLVVMIHGIRTEARWFDDVTAILREEDHQLNPVSTGYEYFDVVRFLLPFRWAKRRVIERVEEKLLAVIDDPASVKVSVVAHSFGTYVLGEVLQRNPRITINRLILCGAVLPQDFRWSALRDRLTVIDPHEYPTQRLLNECGWRDTWPVLAQFMTWGYGSSGRFGFQSPLVKDRFHDLDHSGFFQEAFVRDYWCPFITEGVIKDSAGKRPPSPWWLQVLTVLKFPILLLGFLALAVWLLAAGS, from the coding sequence ATGTCCGAGTTGCCCGACCAGGTTGCCGAAGGCAAGATCCAGCAACGCTATACGATCGGCAATTCGACCGTGACCCTGCGTATCGGGGACATCCTCGATTCCAGGGCGCAGGTGCTGGTGAGTTCGGACGACGACCGCCTGAACATGGGGGGCGGCGTGTCGCGCGCCCTGCACCGGGCGGCCGGCGACGCCTACAAGCTCGATGCGCAGGCGAAATACGCCGGGCATCACGACGTCGGCGACGTGGTCGTGACCGGCGCCGGCGCCATCCCGGCGCCCTGCCAGTATGTGTTCCACGCCATCTCCCGCCGGTTTGACGACCTCCATCTCCCGACGGAAGACCAGGCCCGAACCGCCATCCGGCGGATCGTGGGCAAGGCCATGGCGCTGCTGGAGCCCATGGGGCTGAGCTCGATCGCGTTCCCCGCCGTGGGCACCGGCGCGGCCGCGTTTGCGCCCGAGGATGTGGCCCTCGTCATGGCGGACGTGCTCCGGGACGATCTCACGGCGCGCGAGGCGTCGCTCGACGTGGAGATCTACATCTACCCGGATGACATGGCCGGCAACACCTACGGCACGTTCTTCAAAAGCTTCGACATGGCCAGCGGCTGGCTGGGGCACATCGTCCGGGATCATCTCGTGGTGATGATCCACGGCATCCGGACCGAGGCGCGGTGGTTCGACGACGTAACCGCCATCCTGCGCGAGGAGGATCACCAGCTCAACCCCGTCAGCACCGGCTACGAGTACTTCGATGTGGTCCGCTTCCTGCTGCCGTTCCGGTGGGCCAAGCGGCGCGTCATCGAACGGGTGGAGGAGAAGCTGCTGGCGGTGATCGACGATCCCGCGTCGGTCAAGGTGTCCGTCGTCGCCCACAGTTTTGGCACGTACGTGCTGGGCGAGGTGCTGCAGCGCAACCCGCGCATCACCATCAACCGGCTCATCCTCTGCGGCGCGGTGTTACCCCAGGATTTCCGATGGAGCGCGCTTCGGGATCGCCTCACCGTCATCGACCCGCACGAATACCCCACGCAGCGCCTGCTGAACGAGTGCGGATGGCGCGATACCTGGCCGGTGCTGGCCCAGTTCATGACCTGGGGGTATGGATCCAGCGGGCGGTTCGGCTTTCAATCGCCGCTCGTCAAGGATCGTTTCCACGATCTCGACCACAGCGGCTTCTTTCAGGAGGCCTTCGTGCGCGACTACTGGTGCCCGTTTATCACCGAGGGCGTGATCAAGGATTCGGCCGGCAAGCGACCCCCGTCGCCGTGGTGGCTGCAGGTGCTGACCGTGCTCAAGTTTCCGATTCTGCTGCTCGGGTTCCTGGCGCTCGCGGTCTGGCTCCTCGCCGCCGGCTCGTGA
- a CDS encoding ROK family protein translates to MGTTEDRYFAGLDIGGTTIKSVLVNSDGEQASDFVEVPSRVAVGYEATIVQLNDALQRLAASAGTTRDAIRAAGIDVPAANSGGVIWGRANLAQDWVGKNIQDIFADRSGMPVYVTNDGNAAALGEYMVRRKHLGSLLYVAPGTGLAGGLVMPGGKIYEGANGLALEVGHISSPFQEDDGALPPCSCGWKGCVEAWVSLVALRRRLRLELAKPEWAGHPLNGQETSIEEKAFQLRNFAAQGDALAIQLFKQQGFIFGYGIADLVRVFDPGLVVIGGGLAEASFRDQYMDWVMEGFTERAWPIYRTSPIDNETVTTRFEWATAGDSAGALGMGFAALEMFR, encoded by the coding sequence ATGGGGACAACGGAAGACCGCTATTTTGCAGGATTGGATATCGGGGGCACCACGATCAAGTCGGTGCTCGTCAACAGCGACGGAGAGCAGGCCAGCGACTTCGTGGAGGTTCCGAGCCGCGTCGCGGTGGGGTACGAAGCGACGATCGTGCAGCTGAACGACGCCTTGCAGCGCCTGGCCGCCAGCGCCGGCACGACGCGCGACGCCATCCGCGCGGCCGGCATCGACGTGCCGGCGGCGAACAGCGGCGGCGTCATCTGGGGACGCGCCAACCTGGCGCAGGACTGGGTGGGGAAGAACATCCAGGACATCTTCGCCGATCGCTCCGGCATGCCGGTCTACGTCACCAACGACGGCAACGCCGCCGCCCTGGGCGAATACATGGTGCGCCGGAAGCACCTCGGCAGCCTGCTGTATGTGGCGCCCGGGACCGGCCTCGCCGGCGGGCTCGTGATGCCCGGCGGGAAGATCTACGAAGGCGCCAACGGCCTCGCGCTGGAAGTCGGCCACATCTCGTCGCCGTTCCAGGAAGACGACGGCGCGTTGCCGCCCTGCTCGTGCGGCTGGAAGGGCTGCGTCGAGGCGTGGGTGTCGCTCGTGGCGCTGCGCCGGCGGCTCCGACTCGAGCTGGCGAAGCCGGAATGGGCCGGCCACCCGCTCAACGGCCAGGAGACCTCCATCGAGGAAAAAGCCTTTCAGCTGCGGAATTTCGCGGCCCAGGGCGATGCGCTCGCCATCCAGCTGTTCAAACAGCAGGGCTTCATCTTCGGCTACGGCATCGCCGATCTGGTGCGCGTGTTCGACCCCGGGCTCGTCGTGATCGGCGGCGGGCTGGCGGAGGCGTCATTCCGGGACCAGTACATGGACTGGGTGATGGAAGGATTCACCGAGCGTGCGTGGCCGATATACCGGACCAGCCCCATCGACAACGAGACCGTCACCACGCGCTTCGAATGGGCGACTGCCGGCGACTCCGCCGGCGCTCTCGGAATGGGGTTTGCGGCGCTCGAGATGTTTCGCTGA
- a CDS encoding carbohydrate-binding family 9-like protein, producing MPIPLLTRFLVLAACMLLVTACEPSPPTPTEVPEARMAVPSTADFPVTGDGDNPAWDRAAWTPLTVRRDNGHGYEARVKMLYSETGLYVLFDGTDSLLTATLEGDYLKLWTEDVYEFFVWTDERYPVYFEYEISPLGYQLPLLIPNFENRYFGWIPWQYEGERMTRKAVSIQGGPALSGAAIAGWRAEVFVPYTLLTPLQQVPPGPGMRWRANFYRVDYDGGPSSTWSWVPVGESFHAFTRYGTLVFE from the coding sequence ATGCCTATCCCATTGCTAACCCGCTTCCTGGTCCTGGCCGCCTGCATGCTGCTGGTGACGGCCTGCGAACCTTCGCCGCCCACGCCCACGGAGGTCCCGGAGGCCCGGATGGCCGTCCCCTCCACCGCCGATTTTCCCGTCACCGGCGACGGCGACAACCCCGCCTGGGACCGCGCCGCGTGGACGCCGTTGACCGTTCGCCGCGACAACGGGCACGGCTACGAAGCCCGTGTCAAGATGCTGTATTCCGAGACGGGGCTCTACGTGCTGTTCGATGGCACCGACAGCCTCCTCACGGCCACGCTGGAGGGCGACTACCTGAAGCTGTGGACGGAAGACGTGTACGAGTTCTTCGTCTGGACCGACGAGCGCTATCCGGTCTACTTCGAATACGAGATTTCGCCGCTGGGCTACCAGCTGCCGCTGCTCATTCCCAACTTCGAAAACCGGTATTTCGGGTGGATTCCGTGGCAGTATGAGGGCGAGAGGATGACGCGCAAGGCGGTATCGATCCAGGGCGGGCCGGCGCTATCGGGCGCCGCCATCGCCGGCTGGCGGGCGGAGGTGTTCGTCCCCTACACGCTGCTGACCCCCTTGCAGCAGGTGCCGCCCGGGCCGGGCATGCGCTGGCGGGCCAATTTCTACCGCGTCGATTACGACGGGGGACCGTCGAGCACGTGGAGCTGGGTGCCGGTGGGCGAGTCGTTCCACGCATTCACGCGCTACGGCACGCTGGTGTTCGAGTAA
- a CDS encoding sulfatase, whose translation MTLRSIDAAGRLAIVLLASVLLAGCRPAPQRPPNIVLIMIDDLGWMDLRVQGNPLLDTPVLDRLAAEGMRFTDAYAAAPVCSPTRAAVMTGLSPARLAITNHITGDQAQFQPPGATLRAAEMYNYLALDHVTIAERLREAGYANAFIGKWHLSGTNDEMDSVEPGRRPEFQGFDLNVGGVSFGGPPSYFDPYRNPAIADRRAGEYLTDRLANEAVAFMRSHQTQPFFVALWPYTVHWPMEAPAALVAKYTARPGFTDHGDGLDASQRYGAMIEAMDAAVGRVLAELDALGLAEETLVIFTSDNGAYGGVADLAPLRGAKGHLYEGGLRVPLIVRWPGKIPAGTVSPEPVVSMDFYPTILEAAGLAPAPDRPLDGESLLPILTRSGPLRRDALFFHYPNYAFHGENRLGGAVREGDYKLIEHYDDGSVELYRLSDDLGEQRDLSADMPEKAAALRSRLDAWLVASGARMPVPIAAD comes from the coding sequence ATGACACTACGCTCTATCGATGCGGCGGGACGCCTCGCGATCGTCCTCCTGGCGAGCGTCCTCCTCGCCGGCTGTCGGCCGGCCCCCCAGCGTCCCCCCAACATCGTCCTCATCATGATCGACGATCTGGGGTGGATGGACCTGCGCGTCCAGGGCAATCCGCTGCTGGATACGCCGGTTCTGGACCGCCTCGCCGCCGAGGGGATGCGGTTCACCGACGCCTACGCCGCGGCCCCGGTCTGCTCGCCGACGCGGGCGGCCGTGATGACCGGCCTCTCGCCGGCGCGTCTGGCCATAACCAACCACATCACGGGCGACCAGGCGCAGTTCCAGCCGCCGGGCGCCACCCTCCGCGCCGCGGAGATGTACAACTACCTCGCGCTCGACCACGTCACGATCGCCGAGCGGCTCCGCGAGGCCGGCTACGCCAACGCCTTCATCGGCAAATGGCACCTCTCGGGGACAAACGATGAGATGGATTCCGTCGAGCCCGGACGCCGGCCCGAGTTTCAGGGGTTCGACCTCAACGTCGGCGGCGTCAGCTTCGGCGGGCCGCCGAGTTACTTCGACCCCTATCGCAATCCGGCCATCGCGGACCGGCGCGCCGGCGAATACCTGACGGATCGGCTGGCGAATGAAGCCGTCGCCTTCATGCGCTCCCACCAGACGCAGCCCTTTTTTGTCGCCCTCTGGCCCTATACCGTCCACTGGCCGATGGAGGCGCCGGCGGCGCTTGTCGCGAAATACACGGCGCGTCCCGGCTTCACCGACCACGGGGACGGCCTCGACGCGAGCCAGCGCTACGGCGCCATGATCGAGGCGATGGACGCCGCCGTCGGCCGCGTCCTGGCCGAGCTGGACGCGCTCGGGCTCGCCGAGGAGACGCTGGTGATCTTTACATCGGACAACGGCGCCTACGGCGGGGTCGCCGACCTCGCGCCGCTCCGGGGAGCGAAGGGGCATCTCTACGAAGGAGGGCTCCGCGTCCCGCTGATCGTGCGCTGGCCCGGTAAAATCCCCGCCGGCACCGTCTCGCCCGAGCCGGTCGTGAGCATGGACTTCTACCCGACGATCCTGGAGGCCGCCGGCCTGGCTCCGGCCCCAGACCGCCCGCTCGACGGCGAAAGCCTGCTTCCGATCCTCACCCGCTCCGGCCCGCTCCGGCGCGACGCGCTCTTTTTTCACTATCCGAACTACGCGTTTCACGGCGAAAACCGGCTCGGCGGGGCCGTCCGGGAAGGGGACTACAAACTGATCGAGCACTACGACGACGGCTCCGTGGAACTCTACCGCCTCTCGGACGACCTCGGCGAGCAGCGCGACCTGTCCGCCGACATGCCCGAAAAAGCCGCCGCGCTCAGGAGCCGGCTCGACGCCTGGCTCGTCGCGTCGGGCGCACGGATGCCGGTCCCGATCGCGGCCGACTAG
- a CDS encoding mannonate dehydratase — translation MKRRDFVRVAAGGSIAAVSAGDYATRRAQGRPAARMKVGCQHGGVTKENLEFLARHGVYHMDAGSPRLIEGVGWDLDDSLRIVDAAGAYGIRVVAYHLPLTSAGIDRVATPHIMLAKDPERDREIEMIQQMIQVAAKSEVRLLLYNTTILPVIRTGRTNDPGRGNSRYSTWNYEEALQRGMDAELTVAGQVDLDELYARITYFLDRVLPVAEEYNVRLGNHIADPPTPIGYRGISRWNSPDVREGIRRFAQLYDSPSHGFNLCLGSTAEGLTDPRTEILPIIEWIGRRGQIFNIHLRNIKGGWNDFQEVWPDNGDMDFVQVIKALRDVGYDGMVMPDHIPQHDDPASALQGHAFCFGYIKALIQAMGA, via the coding sequence ATGAAACGCAGAGACTTTGTCCGGGTCGCCGCCGGGGGATCCATCGCCGCCGTCAGCGCGGGTGACTATGCAACCCGAAGGGCGCAGGGCCGACCCGCGGCGCGCATGAAGGTGGGATGCCAGCACGGCGGGGTCACGAAGGAGAATCTCGAGTTCCTGGCCCGCCACGGCGTCTACCACATGGACGCCGGGAGCCCGCGCCTCATCGAGGGCGTCGGGTGGGACCTCGACGACTCGCTGCGCATCGTGGATGCGGCCGGCGCCTACGGCATCCGCGTCGTCGCCTATCACCTGCCGCTGACGTCCGCCGGCATCGACCGGGTGGCGACGCCGCATATCATGCTCGCGAAGGATCCGGAGCGGGATCGGGAGATCGAGATGATCCAGCAGATGATCCAGGTCGCCGCGAAGAGCGAGGTCCGTCTCCTGCTGTACAACACGACGATCCTCCCTGTCATCCGCACCGGCAGAACGAATGATCCCGGTCGGGGCAACTCGCGGTATTCCACCTGGAACTACGAGGAGGCGCTCCAGCGAGGCATGGATGCGGAGCTGACCGTGGCGGGGCAGGTGGATCTGGACGAGCTCTACGCCCGCATCACGTATTTCCTGGACCGGGTGCTCCCGGTGGCGGAGGAGTACAACGTGCGGCTCGGCAACCACATCGCGGATCCCCCCACGCCGATCGGGTACCGGGGCATCAGCCGCTGGAACAGTCCGGACGTCCGCGAAGGCATCCGGCGTTTCGCCCAGCTCTACGACAGCCCCTCGCACGGCTTCAACCTGTGCCTGGGGTCAACGGCGGAGGGCTTGACGGATCCCCGCACGGAGATCCTCCCGATCATCGAATGGATAGGCCGGCGCGGCCAGATCTTCAACATCCACCTGCGCAACATCAAGGGCGGGTGGAACGACTTCCAGGAGGTGTGGCCCGACAACGGGGACATGGATTTTGTCCAGGTCATCAAGGCGCTGCGCGACGTCGGCTACGACGGGATGGTCATGCCGGACCACATCCCCCAGCACGACGATCCGGCGAGCGCGCTCCAGGGACACGCGTTTTGTTTTGGCTACATAAAAGCGTTGATTCAGGCGATGGGGGCGTAG
- a CDS encoding malectin domain-containing carbohydrate-binding protein: MSFPSTCDFRAIRCLFLSVLLGCLFGTPGKSQSLDYAFAVGASHTYDNYSYANGLAVDRDGNTFITGTLEHINLPSTYDFDPGPGEYILTGKPSTGCIEDTYLAKYDPSGQILWAFVIGGPSCDRGHEVDVDDEGNVYIAGRFNGTVDFDPGPNEYLLTGENFKAGYLAKYAPDGTFLWAIGLSGAFEIADIALARDGDVYVAGDFSGDMDLDPGEEEYLISSAGSNDLFFAKYDRQGGFLWGHRIGDVGFDRGIAIGIDAQDHLLVGGVFTGTIDVARGNQIISLTAGAGQDVFMVSYDRNGRHRWSTHLGGEKAMALKDLEIDASDGFYVTGWMSPDDPVDFDPGAGAFILSSTTQSGFIAHYASNGDFLMAMKYGEGGSVLNSAEVDVSMRGELYVAGTMVGETDFDPGPAAWLLGSRSSEDAYIAKYSAEGKLVWAFEISEAWYGMYVEGFEVDDFGVIHLAGHFGGAFQNLLDFDPSNTSYIVDYIGESQDIYLAQYRDPQPLYRVNAGGEKIPADLIDWQRDTRSTPSSFLLATGSNNKTGRNQQPFLNPTPVPDALFQSYRWDPRESPEIPMNWAFPVDEGDYTVCLLFVEGEETYWSAGARVFDVVAENVVAVNDLDIYAETGGATALRSCFYTQVTDNALDLSLSPEMAYGRPLISGIEITNVTASVSRATSANDPAEFAQPDTRSGSSLEVPVATRLERNFPNPFNPSTVIRFSLRESAAVRVQVYDLLGREVARLVDGVRDAGSHEVTFNAGDLPSGTYLYRLETPAGSFVHRMVLVK; this comes from the coding sequence ATGTCTTTTCCAAGCACGTGCGACTTCAGGGCCATCCGATGCCTGTTTCTTTCGGTTCTCCTGGGATGCCTGTTCGGCACACCGGGAAAAAGCCAATCGCTCGACTACGCCTTTGCCGTCGGCGCATCTCACACGTACGACAATTACTCCTATGCCAACGGCCTGGCCGTCGACCGGGACGGCAACACGTTCATCACAGGCACCCTGGAGCATATCAATCTGCCGTCTACGTACGACTTCGACCCGGGCCCGGGCGAATACATCCTCACAGGCAAACCGTCGACGGGATGTATCGAGGATACGTATCTCGCGAAATACGATCCTTCAGGCCAGATCCTGTGGGCCTTCGTAATCGGTGGTCCCTCCTGCGACCGGGGCCATGAAGTTGACGTTGACGACGAAGGGAATGTGTACATCGCCGGCCGGTTTAACGGAACAGTAGATTTCGATCCTGGCCCGAACGAATATCTCCTGACCGGCGAAAATTTCAAGGCCGGCTACCTCGCCAAATATGCTCCGGACGGCACGTTTCTGTGGGCCATCGGCCTGAGTGGTGCCTTTGAGATCGCAGATATCGCCCTCGCACGGGATGGGGACGTCTACGTAGCCGGCGATTTTTCCGGAGACATGGACCTCGACCCAGGCGAGGAAGAATATTTGATTTCGAGTGCGGGCAGCAACGACCTTTTCTTTGCGAAATACGATCGCCAGGGAGGTTTTCTGTGGGGACACCGCATCGGTGATGTTGGCTTCGATCGCGGTATTGCCATCGGGATCGACGCACAGGACCACCTTCTGGTGGGCGGCGTTTTCACCGGTACCATCGATGTCGCCCGCGGCAACCAGATCATCTCACTGACCGCTGGCGCCGGCCAGGACGTGTTTATGGTCAGTTACGACCGGAATGGCCGCCATCGCTGGAGCACACATCTCGGCGGGGAGAAGGCCATGGCGCTGAAAGACCTGGAGATCGACGCGTCCGATGGCTTCTATGTGACCGGATGGATGAGTCCTGATGACCCAGTCGATTTTGACCCGGGTGCTGGTGCGTTCATCCTGTCGAGCACCACACAGAGTGGCTTTATCGCCCACTACGCGTCCAACGGCGACTTTCTCATGGCGATGAAATACGGAGAAGGAGGGAGTGTGCTGAATAGCGCGGAAGTCGACGTTTCGATGCGGGGAGAACTGTATGTCGCGGGCACGATGGTCGGGGAGACCGACTTCGATCCCGGGCCGGCAGCATGGTTGTTGGGCAGCCGTTCCTCTGAAGACGCTTACATCGCCAAATATTCTGCGGAAGGAAAACTGGTCTGGGCCTTTGAGATCAGCGAAGCGTGGTACGGCATGTATGTCGAAGGGTTTGAAGTGGACGATTTCGGGGTCATCCATCTGGCAGGTCACTTTGGCGGTGCCTTTCAGAACTTGCTGGATTTCGACCCCAGCAACACCTCGTATATCGTAGACTACATAGGCGAAAGCCAGGACATCTACCTCGCCCAGTATCGCGATCCGCAGCCGCTTTATCGCGTGAACGCCGGCGGCGAAAAGATCCCTGCCGATCTTATCGACTGGCAGCGGGATACCAGATCCACCCCCTCGTCTTTCTTGCTGGCTACTGGCTCGAACAACAAAACCGGTAGAAATCAGCAGCCCTTCCTCAATCCCACGCCGGTGCCTGATGCGCTTTTTCAAAGCTATCGTTGGGATCCTCGCGAATCCCCGGAAATCCCCATGAACTGGGCATTCCCGGTCGATGAAGGCGACTACACCGTGTGCCTCCTGTTCGTTGAAGGCGAAGAGACGTACTGGAGCGCGGGCGCACGCGTCTTCGACGTCGTCGCCGAAAACGTCGTGGCCGTGAATGATCTGGACATCTACGCAGAAACCGGCGGCGCCACGGCCCTTCGCTCGTGCTTTTATACACAGGTGACCGACAACGCGTTGGATCTATCGCTGAGTCCGGAAATGGCATACGGTCGCCCGCTGATCAGCGGAATCGAGATCACCAACGTTACGGCCTCGGTCTCGCGCGCGACCAGCGCCAACGATCCCGCGGAGTTCGCTCAACCGGACACGCGTTCTGGGTCGAGCCTCGAGGTGCCTGTCGCGACCCGGCTGGAGCGCAATTTCCCGAATCCCTTCAATCCGTCCACCGTCATCCGCTTCTCATTGCGGGAATCCGCCGCGGTGCGGGTACAGGTGTACGACCTGCTCGGGCGCGAAGTCGCGCGCCTGGTAGACGGGGTGCGTGACGCCGGCAGCCACGAAGTAACCTTCAACGCCGGCGACCTGCCGAGCGGGACCTACCTCTACCGCCTCGAGACGCCGGCAGGCAGCTTCGTGCATCGGATGGTGCTGGTGAAATGA
- a CDS encoding T9SS type A sorting domain-containing protein, producing the protein MGKLTASDGGLNDLFGSSIALVGDRAIIGAPGDSQDTPFEYEGQGSAYIFERRGNEWIEVAKLVASQGALRGGFGGAVALSGDRALIGASGYGFGGNPGAAYLFERKGRAWIQVAKLTASDGEARDKFGHSVALSGAHALIGAPENTNHGRASGAAYLFEPENGSWREVAKLELPVLNGGARRAQFGVSVSLEGEKALIGAPWSEVMPASGNSHGAAYVFALTDDTWEQVAQLQASDASPGDLFGSSVTMYGGHALIGAIGADETASDTGSAYVFEWTGGMWTQVAKLIAGDGEPYDGFGSSVALSAKNALIGVANNDEAGKDAGAAYIFDFPVDINVGHISSVSGRMDDGPGQAMGPINNRTHNYPNPFNPTTTITFALSEQAQVRLTVYDMLGREVERLVDSIQEAGSHEVTFNAGDLPGGTYLYRLETPAGSFVQQMVLLK; encoded by the coding sequence GTGGGCAAGTTGACCGCGAGCGACGGGGGTCTCAATGATTTATTTGGTTCATCGATCGCCCTTGTCGGCGACCGAGCGATCATCGGCGCACCGGGCGACAGTCAGGACACACCGTTTGAGTACGAAGGTCAAGGGTCGGCATACATCTTCGAACGACGTGGAAACGAGTGGATCGAAGTCGCCAAGCTAGTGGCCAGCCAAGGCGCCTTACGGGGAGGCTTTGGAGGCGCTGTAGCGCTGTCAGGCGATCGCGCTTTGATTGGTGCATCTGGCTACGGTTTCGGGGGTAACCCTGGGGCCGCGTATCTGTTTGAACGCAAGGGTCGTGCCTGGATTCAAGTAGCCAAACTAACGGCCAGCGACGGTGAAGCCCGGGACAAGTTCGGGCATTCCGTTGCGCTTTCCGGCGCTCATGCATTGATCGGTGCGCCCGAAAACACGAACCACGGGCGAGCTTCAGGGGCCGCGTACCTTTTCGAACCCGAGAATGGCTCATGGCGAGAGGTCGCAAAGTTGGAACTGCCGGTGCTGAATGGCGGTGCACGTCGGGCGCAATTTGGGGTCTCGGTCTCTCTCGAAGGAGAAAAGGCGCTGATCGGGGCTCCCTGGAGCGAAGTGATGCCAGCCAGCGGTAATTCGCACGGCGCAGCCTATGTCTTCGCGCTGACTGATGACACATGGGAGCAGGTCGCCCAACTGCAAGCGAGCGATGCCTCACCGGGCGATCTCTTCGGCTCCTCCGTGACGATGTACGGCGGGCATGCGCTCATCGGAGCCATCGGTGCTGACGAGACAGCCTCGGATACCGGATCGGCTTATGTATTCGAATGGACGGGAGGCATGTGGACACAAGTCGCCAAGCTGATCGCAGGCGATGGCGAACCGTACGACGGATTTGGAAGTAGCGTCGCCCTGTCCGCAAAAAATGCCCTGATTGGAGTTGCAAACAACGATGAGGCCGGCAAAGATGCCGGCGCGGCCTATATATTCGATTTCCCTGTCGATATCAACGTTGGCCATATTTCCAGCGTGAGTGGTCGCATGGACGATGGACCCGGACAAGCAATGGGCCCGATCAACAACCGGACTCACAATTATCCGAACCCATTCAATCCAACCACTACCATCACCTTCGCTTTGTCCGAGCAGGCCCAGGTGCGCCTGACCGTCTATGATATGCTGGGCCGAGAAGTCGAGCGCCTTGTCGATAGCATACAGGAAGCCGGCAGCCACGAAGTAACCTTCAATGCCGGCGACCTGCCGGGCGGGACCTACCTATACCGCCTCGAGACGCCGGCAGGCAGCTTCGTCCAGCAAATGGTACTGCTCAAGTAA